The Thermosynechococcus sp. HN-54 DNA segment CCACGCCAAGGCCTACTACAACCGTGGTCTGACCCATCAGCGGCTCGGCGATGCCGAAGCGGCAATTCTCGATTACACAGAAGCGATTCGCATTAATGAGAACTATGCCAAGGCCTATCATAATCGCGGTGTGGCGCGCTCAACCTTGGGCGATCGCAAGGGGGCGGTAGAAGATCTGCGCACGGCTGCGAAGCTGTTCTTTGAAGAAGGGGACATCAGCAGTTATCAACGGGCACGGGATCTGGCCAAGCGCATCCATGAGGTGGGGAGTATTGAACAGGAGGATAAGGAAGTCCCCTTAGAAATTCTTTTCTCCTAGGAAATGATTGACTGTGCTACTCAATCTGCATTGACAGGGGCGCGATCGCGAATCATTGTGGGAACTGTTTTTTTCGTTGATGGTTGAGGCTCGTTGTTGGCGACGGCGCATGCTGCCCAAACCTCCCGCTACCGGCTGGTCGATCTTGCAGGTCAAGGCCAGTACGGACAGGTCTATCTAGCCGTCAACCGCGAGTCGGGTGAACTCGTGGCAATTAAGGTGCTCAATGAACGGCAATTGCTGACCCGTGGCTTTTTACGGGAGTTGAACTTTCTCCTGACGCTTCAGCATCCCCATGTGGTGGGCTGTCAGGCCATTGACTACATTCGCTTGCCCGCTAGCTCCCAAACCAGTCGCAGTTTGGTGATGGATTATTGTGCAGGGGGTACCCTGCGATCGCTCCTTGATCAAGAACAGGTCTTACCCCTAACCACGGCTTTGCGCATCACGTTGGATATTCTCTCTGCCTTGGCCTATGCCCATCATCGCGGCATTCTCCACTGCGACCTGAAACCAGAAAATATCCTACTGGAGGTGACGACCACGGGCTGGCAGGCAAAGGTGTCGGATTTTGGTGTCGCACGGCTGATTGAGGATGTCAAGGGTAGTGGTCAAACGGGATCCCCTGCCTATATGGCGCCGGAGCGCTTCTATGGTCAAACGATGCCTGCTTCGGATCTCTATGCAGTGGGGATCCTTACGTACGAGATGATCGTGGGCGATCGCCCCTTTCACGGCACGCCAGCAGAACTGATGACGGCACATCTCAGTCGTCCCTATACCCTTCCTGAAGGGCTACCTTTCTTGGTGCGCAGCATCCTCACCAAAGCGTTGGACAAGTTGCCACAGCGGCGGTACAAAAGTGCAGCGGAAATGGCGATGGCGGTGCAGTTGGCGCTAGAAGTCACCGAGGCAGAGCGTTCTGAGCAGTTGCTGTTGTTTTCCAAGTCCCCGGCTGCTGTTTGGTTAGGGGAACCCCAGGGCTATACTTTGCCGATACTGCCCCAACAGGTGGCTAGTGCGACTGCAACCTTCTATGGGATTTTGGGCGATCGCCTCTGGGCTTGGCAAGCGGTCAATTCTCACCCTGAAGTGATGGGTCAATGGCCGCTCCCACCGTTGCCGCTTCAACTTTATGGCGGTGAATCCAGTGCTTGGCTACAGATCAACGTACTACCACCTCAGCTTTGCTGGATCCATGACCAGCTAATCCCCCTAGGATGTCGTCTTCGCTCCACTCTGAACCGATTAGCCATTGACGCCACTGGTTATTGGTGTGCAGAAACCCAGATTGATAGCGCAGCAGCGGAATTACAGCTTCATGTCCAACTGCTCAATGGTCAAGGACAGCGTACTCTCCGCTGTGGATGGCAGGGACGAGCTTTTGTGGATACGCTTCTCCTCAATCGTCGCTATGGCTTGGTCATCAGTCGTTCCCAGCATCCGGAAGCAGAGCAGCCAATTACCCATTTCCAACTGTTTGATCGACGGGGACACTGGCGGCTATACACCCAACTGCCTGCCCACCTGACGTTGTTCACCCCTGCCCATCACCAGCCATGGCAACTAGCGGCCTTTGAAGATCATCCGCAGCAACCCCTGTTGATGCTCCTCCATTTGCGCCCTTGGCGGATTCAACGCTTGGGGCTGCGGTTTCGTCCCCAATTTCTCTGTGCAACGCCTTGGGGCTATGTGGTGGCCGGTCGTCATAGTTTGAATTTAGTGACCCACAGCGGCGAAATTGTCGGGACGGCTGAAAGTGAACAGGAGATTTATGGCCTTGGCTTTACGGGCGATCGCCACCTTTGGCTGATTCGCCAGCATCAGGGCAAGCATATTTTGCAAACCTGGGACATTACCACGTGGGAAATTAACCTAGTCCTCTAGGCCAGCAGCCTATGATAGAAGGCATAGCCGTGGGATGTGACTCATGAAGCAGCCCCAGATTCTCAAAATTACCCGTAAAGCGGCCAGTCTGAAAAAGCAAAAGCAGCAGGCAACGCCAGCAGAGGTGGATGTAACGGCAACACCTGTTTCTGTCGATCCGTTTCTTGAAGGGTCAACGGGCGATCGCGACAGTGCCGAGGGGCGCCAACACTGGTGGAGTGAACGCTGGATTGGTGTGTTAGAGTCCTTTGGCTGGCGACGGCGCTTAGAGCGGGCACGCAATTATGTGCGCGAGGGACGAGTCCTCACCTTAGAATTCAAGGGCAATCAAGTGCATGCCCAAGTTCAAGGGACGGCCCCTGACCCCTATCACGTCAAACTCCATCTCGATGCCTTTAGCGAGGAACAGTGGCAATATGCCATTGACGGCATGGCTCAAAAGGCTTTCTATGCGGCCAAGCTCCTCGCGGGGGAGATGCCCCCCAGTATTGAGGAGGTTTTTACCCAAGCCGGACTCAGTTTATTTCCCTTTACCAAATTTGACATCCACAGCCGCTGCAATTGCCCTGACCCGGTCAATCCCTGTAAGCACATTGGCGCGGTCTATTACTTACTGGGGCAGTACTTTAATGACGATCCCTTTTTACTCTTTCAACTGCGGGGCAAAACCAAAGAGGAAATTCTCCAGCGCCTGCGGCACTATCGAGCAACGGCTACCACCCCCTCTATTGTGCCCACCCCCCCACCCCTCTATGAACCGCCGAAAACCGATGCTCTCTTTTGCCAATATCGCCAGCCCCTACCCCCAGACTTGGTGGTGTTAGTCCCCAGTGGTCAACCCGCTGCGGTGCTATCCGTGTTACCGCCCTTTCCCCATGAGGTTCCCAGTGAAGTGGTGCAGTTAATGGCTACCCTAGAGCAGATGTACAGTAGTGCCAGTCTGGCGGCCTGTCAGTTGGCCATGAGTGAACCCCCAGAGGTTTGAGCGCGATCGGCCAACCGGTCAATAATATTCACTATTTCTGAATTGCTCCAGCCCGTCAGCAGATGGGCAGCAATGGCACACCCTCCCGCACCAACGCCTTCCTTGACAAACCCCTGCTCATAGGCACGCAGGGCAGGATGACGAGATGGGGTGAAATCGAGTTGAGTATAGATGAGCGGACACTGGACACGCTCTGCCAACCGCTGAATTGGAGCTGTCCTATCCGCCAGCAGCCAACGGGTCGTACCCACGACAATCTGCTCTGAACACCAAGGCAACTGCCGCCACTGGGCGATCGCCCGCGCAAAGGCATAGACTGCCATCATTTGTGACCCCCCGGCTAGCAAAACCCCACAGGTTTGACTGGCCCGCAGTGCCATGGCAGCCACAACCACCTGCATGGGATCGCCAATCGCCGCTACACAGGTAAGAGGATCGGCATCCGCAGGCAGATGGGCAAGCCCCTGTTGCACCAGTTGCCACTTTTGGGCATGGTTACTCTGGCGATGGCTACTCCCCACACAATCGCGCGCGACAATCCCCAAGCTTTCACAGAGGGCAAGGGCAGTCGTGGTGCCGGCAACAACACATTCAGCAATGATCAGCCACGGATATTGGCTGCTGAGCTTGGCGCCCCAAGACCATCCCTGTTGCCAAAGATGCGCCACCATTTGCGGTGTCATGGCTTGACCCGTCGTTAGGCAGCGCGCCGGTGCGCCCCCCAAGTCAATCATCTCTGGCAAACGGGGCAGGGGTAAACCCGCATCAAAGACGTAGAGAGGCAACGCCAAGGCCTCAAGGAGGGCACGACTAATTAGAGCAGGGGAAGCACCAGCGGTCAATGGCGGCAGCGGATAGTGGTAGTGGGGTTGAATGCCCCGCAGCAGGAACTCGCCATCGGCTAGGGCTGTGATCCGGCGATCGCTAGGGGTTTGACCCGCCGCCGAGATGCCCGGAATCAACGCTGTTTCAGTAAAACCGAGAACACAGACCAAAGCAGGACGTGGGTGTTCCTGATGAACGCGGCGCAGCCGGCGATCGCCCCACGATCGCGCGATGGATTCACCCGTAGCAATACCAATCATGCTAGCCGACTAACAATTCCCGACCACTGTACCTGCTTCAGGCGTTCCCGGCGATAGGAGAAAAAGAACTCCGCATCGCGAAACGTACAGTGGGGACACAGGGCAATTTGCTCATCCCTTAGCCCCAATTGCAGCAATTGCAAGCGATTGACCCGTGCCACATCCAGCCGCAGCCGCTCAGGGTCAGGATCGAGAAAAACGACTGCTGGATCTAGGGCGGCTAAACGCTCATAAAGCTCCTCACGCTCAGTCGTGTCAGTCACCCCCTCAAGAATGGTCTGCCCCAAGGCACGAGCCACATTTAGCCCCACCTGATACACCTCACCGCGAATGGCAGGTCCCATGGCAATCCGTAAATTGGCAAGATCACTCCCTAGCGCTTGCATCTGCTTCAACGTTGCCTTAGTCACTTCTACTGCTGTCCCCCGCCAGCCGGCATGAATCGCTGCGACCCGTCCACTGGCTCCATCAGCAATGAGTAGCGGCACACAATCGGCACTACACACCCAGAGGGCTTGATCAGGCCCTGTGGCCACAAGGGCATCGGCCTCTAAACGCTCATCACTAGCCAAAACGTCTGCTGCCAAAGCCACGCGATCGCCATGTACCTGTTGTGTCCGCAATGGTGTTGCTGTTGTTCCCAAGGCGGCGGTGAGGGTGTTGAGTTCCTGTCCTTGCCAATCGCGAGTAAAGAAGCCATGGGAAAACCCCTGCAAGAGATTGCAGGTGAGAAAGCGCCCAAGGTCAGTGGTTTGCCAGTGCCACATCACCACAGATCTGCAATTACGTTGATCACCAAGCCGACAATGACACTGTAGAAGAAGAAGGAAACCATTGGGTGAAACAACACCAATCGGCGAATGCGACGCTGTAGGAGTAGCGAGCATATTGCAGCGCAAAACTGGTGTGGGTCAAAAACCAAGCTGCTAAAACTGCCCAAGTGGCCAAGCCCACATCCAAGGAGAGTTGAGGATTGTTGGGGGTTTTGCCATAGGCCAAGATCAAGGCAGTGGCAATCATACTAGCAATGGCTGTTAAGACAACAATCACCAGAATTGTTAGTGCGTTTGGTTCCCCCACGCGCGATCGCCCCTCAGTAGCGAGGCTATTGGCACTAACCATCATCTGCAACAGCAAGACTAGATAGGTGCTAACCCCCACATCCCACCCCAACATCCATCGCTGTCCCACACTGAGCCAATCAACCGTGACCCCAAGGGCGACCACACCTGCAAGAACTGCTAAGAAAATGCGCATCCCCAGCCGCATTTGACTGATCCATTGGCTGAGGCGGTTCATCAGGAAGAGAGTCCTCAAGGGGGTTTAAGCAGCAGGGGGCAGGTCAAAGAGAACAGTGGTCATGTAGCGTTCTGCCCAAGCAGCACCAAAGGCTTTTTCCAGCACACGGCGGGTTTTATCGTTTTGCTGTTGCTGGTGGCAATACTGCCGTTGTCCGGCAATGACGGCTTCGGGCTGATCCGTGGGCAAGGCCTGCTGGCTGAGTTGACAGTGGAGCGTGAGGTATTCACCAATGCAATCTAGAAATTGCTGTTCTTCAGTTTCTCCCTGCGGCCGAATAAAAATGCAAAAGGGCGAGAAGATATGTCCCCAAGGGGGCAGCTCACGGGGTTGACTAAAGGTGACTTTCGGCAAAGCATTTAAGGCCGATGTATAAGCAGCGGGCAACTGACCCGTCACAGGAGAGAGATCCACAATTGCGGCACTAATTTGCCCCCGGCCACCCACGAGGTCACAGCCAAACATGGGCAGGTCATAGCGCGGCTCTGGAAACATGACACAGTGCAAAATATCAAGGCTCTCCCCCACTCGTGCCAGTTCAAGGTGAAGTTTGCGAAAGGGCGGCGCTTGGTAGCAGTGGTTCTCAATCGTTAGCCGCTCCCCTTCTAGCTTGCCCTCGACATAACCGAGATCCTCAGGCAGGGTGTAGGGTGCCAAGGGAAGGAAGGCCTGCCAAATCTCTTCAATGTGATCGGCAAGCCGCTGAATCAGGGGATGTTGGTGTTGACGAACAGACATAAGCTTGATCGTACCCCAACTCTGTGCTGCTTGCGAGGGAGCGATCGCCCCCGCTAAACTAACCAAGAGTCTAACAGCCGAGGAATCATGCAAACTCAACTTGCCGCTGCCATTGATCCAAAGCAACTCCAACAGGCGATTCGCGCCAGCCAAGACTTTCTCTTTTCACAGCAATATGCCGAGGGCTACTGGTGGGCGGAGTTGGAGTCCAATGTGACCATGACCGCAGAGGTAATTCTCCTGCACAAAATCTGGGGCACCGAACAGCGTCTACCCTTGGCCAAAGCAGAACAGTATTTGCGCAACCATCAACGGGATCACGGCGGTTGGGAGCTGTTTTATGGCGATGGTGGCGATCTCAGCACCAGTGTTGAGGCTTACATGGGACTGCGACTGTTGGGTGTGCCCGCCGATGATCCTGCCTTGATGCAAGCACGGCAATTTATCCTTGCCCGCGGCGGCATCAGCAAAACCCGTATTTTCACAAAACTGCACCTCGCCCTCATTGGCTGCTATGACTGGCGGGGGATTCCCTCTCTGCCCCCTTGGATCATGCTCCTGCCAGAGGGTAGCCCCTTCACCATCTATGAAATGTCCAGTTGGGCACGCAGCAGCACCGTGCCGCTGTTGATTGTCATGGATCGCAAGCCCGTTTATGCGATGGATCCGCCCATCACCCTCGATGAATTGTATGCTGAGGGACGAGCCAATGTGGTTTGGGAACTGCCCCGCCAAGGGGACTGGAGCGATGTCTTTATTGGCCTAGACCAGGTATTCAAGTTCCTTGAAGCCTTTAACATTAATCCTTTGAGGGAACAGGGGCTAAAGGCTGCGGAAGAATGGGTACTAGAGCGTCAAGAGGCCAGTGGCGACTGGGGCGGTATTATTCCAGCGATGCTCAACTCCCTGTTGGCCTTGCGTGTCCTTGACTATGCCGTGGATGACCCCATTGTGCAGCGGGGGATGGCAGCAGTGGATCGCTTTGCCATTGAGACGGAGACGGAGTATCGCGTGCAGCCCTGTGTCTCCCCGGTTTGGGATACCGCCTTGGTGATGCGCGCCATGGTGGATTCCGGCATTGCTTCCGATCATCCCGCCCTGGTCAAAGCTGGTGAATGGCTGCTTTCCAAGCAAATCCTTGACTATGGGGACTGGCACGTTAAAAACAAAAAGGGTCAGCCGGGGGGATGGGCCTTTGAATTTGAGAATCGCTTCTACCCCGATGTGGACGATACAGCGGTGGTGGTGATGGCGCTCCATGCGGTCAGGCTACCCGATGAAAACTTGAAACGGCGTGCCATTGAACGCGCGGTGGCTTGGATTGCCTCAATGCAGTGCCGGCCGGGGGGATGGGCAGCCTTTGATGTGGACAATGACCAAGATTGGCTGAATGCCATTCCCTACGGCGATCTCAAGGCAATGATTGACCCCAATACTGCCGATGTCACGGCACGGGTGCTGGAGATGGTGGGTCGCTGTCAGCTTCCCTTTGACAGTGGTGCCCTCGATCGCGCCCTTGCTTACTTGCGCAATGAGCAGGAGCCGGAAGGCTGTTGGTTTGGCCGCTGGGGCGTAAACTACATCTATGGCACGAGTGGGGTTTTGGCTGCCCTTTCCCTTGTTGCCCCTCGCTACGATCGCTGGCGGATTCGCCGTGCCGCGGACTGGTTAGTGCAGTGTCAAAATGCCGATGGCGGCTGGGGAGAAACCTGCTGGAGCTACAATGATCCTTCCCTCAAGGGCAAGGGGGATAGCACTGCTTCCCAAACTGCGTGGGCGCTGATTGGCCTTTTGGCAGCGGGTGATGCCACAGGAGACTACGCCACAGAAGCCATTGAAAAAGGGGTGGCCTACCTTCTTCAGACCCAACGCCCCGATGGTACATGGCACGAGGATTACTTCACGGGCACAGGCTTTCCTTGCCACTTTTACCTGAAGTACCACTACTATCAGCAGCACTTTCCGCTGACGGCGTTGGGACGCTATGCCCGCTGGCGCCAGCTTTTGGCCAATTAGACTGGATTAGAACGAGCGCAGTCGTTGCTGATAGGCCAAGGTATCGGTGCCACAGAAGGGCTGGGGAGCGACCACGCACTCATTGCTGAAGCCAGAGCGAATTAAATTTTCGGCAATTAACTGGCGATCGCGAGGTGCAGGGTGGGTACTCAAAATGGTCGGCGGTGCCCCTCCCCCCCGTTGCAATTTCTGAAGAAATGTCACCATCGCCCGTGGATCATAGTTGCTGCGAGCCAATAGCCCCAGCCCATAGCGATCGGCTTCTAGTTCCTGCTCACGACTGCGGGGGCGCCGAAAGGCGAGTTCCATGGCCATTTGTAGCCCGCGATCGCGATCCAAGCCCGCCGCCGTCATTAAGCCTTGGGCGATCGCCATTTGTTGCAGTTGGCGAATCACATGGCGCTGATCAATATGGCCAATTTCATGGGCAATGACACTCGCCAGTTCCGCCTCATTCTCTGCCTTGAGCATCAGGCCAGTGGTGACATAGACAAAGCCGCCCATCGTCGCGTAGGCATTCACTTGGCGGTCTTGAATAATGTGAAAGTGATAGGGCAAGCCTCGACGTTCGCCGACACTGACCAAGCGCTCACCAATGCTATTCACATAGTTCTGAGCTGCGGGATTACGAACAAGGCGCATTCCTTGCCGCAGCATTTGCTCATGGATCTGTTGCCCCAAGGCCACCTCTTGGCGGGGCGAGATATTGGACAGTTGAATGACCTGAATCCCTTGCAACAGCAATCGCTGCCAGAGATTTTGTGCCTGCACGGCAACAGGATGCAGGGCGATCGCCACCCCACAGACCAAGCTGGCAAAGAGGAGGAACCAACGTTGTTTTTTCACGGCTGCTGTTTCGCGTAAAATCCACACCCACGCCTAGCGGCTACTTGCCCCCTTGTGACCCCTCCATTTTAGACATTGTTCCCAAGGCTTAACGTTTTTTAATGTCTGGCACCCGTAGCCCCTTACTCGCCAACCACTCCGGATTAAACAGCCGCGATTGATAGCGCGAACCCCCATCACAGAGCACCGTAACAATCGTGTAACCAGGACCGAGTTCCTTGGCAAGGCGTACCGCTGCTCCCACATTAATGCCTACGGAGCCACCCATAAAGAGGCCATCGTAGTACAGCAGTTGATAAATAATCTCAAGGCACTCTTGATCCTCAATTTGAATCGCATCATCAATGGGGGCGCCTGCCAAGTTGGCGGTAATGCGGCTATTGCCGATGCCTTCAGTAATGGAACTGCCCGTACTGCTGAGGACACCCGTTTTGGCGTAGCTGTAGATGGCACTGCCCATGGGATCGGCAATCACAGTCCGAATCGCGGGATTTTTTTCCTTGAGGTACATCGCCACCCCCGCATAAGTGCCCCCCGTACCCGTTGCCGCTACCCACGCATCGATCCGACCATCGGTCTGCTGCCAAATTTCAGGTCCAGTGGTTTCGTAGTGAGCTTGGCGATTGGCAAGGTTATCAAACTGGTTCGCCCAGATAGCATTCTCCATTTCCGCAGCAATCCGCCCGGAGAGCTTCACATAGTTATTCGGGTCTTTGTAGGGAACGGCGGGAACCGGGCGCACTTCGGCTCCAAGGGTGCGCAACAGGTCAATTTTTTCTTGGGATTGAGTATCGGGAATCACAATCAGGCACTTGTAGCCTTTGGCATTGCAGATGTGGGCTAGGCCAATGCCCGTATTTCCTGCCGTGCCTTCGACGACTGTACCGCCGGGTTTGAGCAGGCCTTTTTTTTCAGCATCTTCAATAATGTAGAGGGCGGCTCGATCCTTAACAGAGCCACCGGGGTTGAGAAACTCCGCTTTACCCAGAATCTCACAGCCGGTGAGGTCACTAAAGTAGTTGAGGCGAATCAGCGGCGTCTGCCCGACGGTGCCCACAAAACCCTGTTTAATATCCATGCCGTCGTTGTTTCAATCACTGTATCTCTTTTATGGTAAAGGGGTTTGCCGCCAGAATTCCCTTGAGGCAGCGCGATCGCGAAGCGTGCTTTTGGCATTCGCCTTTGCTATGATTAGGGATCCGTGGAGAGGTGGCAGAGTGGTTGAATGCGCTTGACTCGAAATCAAGTTTAGGGTAACACCTAACGGGGGTTCGAATCCCCCCCTCTCCGTTCAAGTGACCAGTAGGTCTGTCTGTGAGTTAAACCTGCAATACACCATTGGATGCCCACGAACGAGGCTCTGCTGAAAATGTCGCACTTAATTCGCCTACAGGTTTCTAACTCACAAGCCCTCTATTGCAATATTTGAATGAAATTTTTATCTAATCTCCTCAAAGTTTTATGCTGGATTTTTTGTTAATTACGAGTTTGAGCTTGAGGTGATGAAACCGGTGTTGATGCAGGTTGCTGTTGTGTTTGGCAGTAGCTAAATCGCTGCAAAATATAAGGTAACAGAGGATTTTCACCTCTAATGTATACATTGATATTTTGGAGACCAGAAGTAGGAATAATGTGTGAAAGGAAGGGTATATGCCCCTCTGGTGCAACAGAACTGTAGGTAATTTGATTAAGCTCTTTATCACCAATAGTAGTCATACTTATGGGCGTTTGCCAATCTAGTTTTTGTTTGAATTCTATGAATGCATCTTTTACATTCTTCCTAGTAGATGCAATTTGCTGCCAAATTTTTGCTTGTGTACCAAAGCTAAAGCGACCATTAGAGTATTGTTGCCATAGGTCGTTAATAGCCAACAAAGGACTACAAGGAATCTGTTCAGCAGCTAAGACGCTTGGGTCTCCCTTCATTAGGTCATAAATCATTTTATTGGTCAGTTCATTGGCAGTGCTGTACTGCTGTGATTGAAGTGCTGCTTGCAAAGGCTGTAAGTCAATTGTAGGCGCTTCAGACTGAGTTACCACTGGCTCCGTAGTCGTGGCTGCTGGGCTGAGACTAGAACTCGGATAAGGACTACTCGCTGTTGGGGAAGCTGGCGATGGAGAATAGGGGGGTGATTCTTCTTGAATAGAAGGTGCTGAGTTGATCGAGTCTTGAGCAGTGTTCTGAGGATTTTGATTCCCGCGATTTGTGAGCAAAGATTGAACAAACAGCGTTCCAGTAATCCCTACTCCTATACTGACTCCCATGAGCATGACTAAACCTGCAAGTATCCATTTCCATTTTTGGGGTTGCTGAGGTTGCGCAGTGTACTGTACCCCTGATGGATAAGATGAAGCCATGACTTGGCTGTCTGTGACTGTAGGCGTATTCCAAGATTGACTTGTTCTATTCGTTGCATTCACTTGACTCTGAGGCTCCACATGCGTAGTTCCTTGAGAAATTGGAGAAGTCAGTAAAGTAGTGGCACGATGCAAAGTTGCTTGAGAGGAATCTAGGGCTTCAAGTGCTCTTAGGGCTTCTGTAGCATTTTGATAGCGATCGCGGAAGTTATAGCAAATCATTTTATTCAAAACATTTGCAAAGGCGTCAGAAACATGGACTTTCTGTTGCCACAAAATCTCATGGGTATATTCATCTCGCAAATTGCCTAGTTCTAAAATACTCATTCCCGTCAAAGCTTCAATGCCAATCATGCCGACAGCATGGATGTCGCTACTGAGTCTGGGTTGTCCCATCATTTGTTCAGGGGCAGAGTAACCATGCGTGCCAATTACAACTGTAGGATTGACAGCAAAACCCTGCTGGTTAGAGGCTGCTTCTGGGGATTGAATAACTTCCTTTACTG contains these protein-coding regions:
- a CDS encoding GUN4 domain-containing protein produces the protein MQVLKFVHDRNVIHRDLKPSNIMRRLADRKIVLIDFGAVKEVIQSPEAASNQQGFAVNPTVVIGTHGYSAPEQMMGQPRLSSDIHAVGMIGIEALTGMSILELGNLRDEYTHEILWQQKVHVSDAFANVLNKMICYNFRDRYQNATEALRALEALDSSQATLHRATTLLTSPISQGTTHVEPQSQVNATNRTSQSWNTPTVTDSQVMASSYPSGVQYTAQPQQPQKWKWILAGLVMLMGVSIGVGITGTLFVQSLLTNRGNQNPQNTAQDSINSAPSIQEESPPYSPSPASPTASSPYPSSSLSPAATTTEPVVTQSEAPTIDLQPLQAALQSQQYSTANELTNKMIYDLMKGDPSVLAAEQIPCSPLLAINDLWQQYSNGRFSFGTQAKIWQQIASTRKNVKDAFIEFKQKLDWQTPISMTTIGDKELNQITYSSVAPEGHIPFLSHIIPTSGLQNINVYIRGENPLLPYILQRFSYCQTQQQPASTPVSSPQAQTRN